A genomic window from Bdellovibrio sp. SKB1291214 includes:
- the thrS gene encoding threonine--tRNA ligase: MSQITIILPDNSTKVFDHEPTALEVAQSIGPRLAKETLGAKLNGSTEISDLRTVLKDQTKVALVTTKSPESVEVVRHSAAHIMAQAIQDIWPEVKVTIGPVIDNGFYYDFDSPFAFTEEHFEKIEKKMTEIVSKDLPIHREDWPIAKAIETFKGMNERFKVELIEDLAKKGETTVGIYFNGTNWFDLCRGPHIQSTGQIKAFKLLSVAGAYWRGDEKNAMLQRVYATAFNDKKDLDLYLHNIEEAKKRDHRKLGKELGMFYFNELAPGSPFFTGKGATVYNSLQTYLRELYFETGYQEVITPQIFDVNLFHTSGHYQNYKENMFFTKVDERDFASKPMNCPSHCLLYNSEKYSYRDLPIKMADFGRLHRYEKSGAMHGLTRVRTFCQDDAHIFCRMDQLQEEIAKFMGLLNRVYDKLGMSNYKIFLSTRPDNRMGSEEYWDMAEGALAEALKSLNLPFELNPGDGAFYGPKLDIMFVDALNRPWQLGTLQVDPNLPTAFDLKYTGEDNKEHRPVMLHRAILGSLERFIGVYLEHTAGHLPPWMMPVQVSILNVTDRVNTFCEELMKSLKDQKVRVEFDRRNEKLNYKIREAQLQKIPYMIIVGDKEAESRTVSLRLRDGSEHKGMTVDQVMNLITTDINTRSLQSSLAKSATVN; encoded by the coding sequence ATGTCACAAATTACAATTATTCTGCCGGATAACTCGACGAAGGTTTTTGACCATGAACCGACAGCGCTAGAAGTGGCGCAGTCTATTGGCCCTCGCTTGGCTAAAGAAACTCTTGGTGCAAAACTAAATGGTTCAACTGAAATTTCTGATCTTCGCACTGTTTTGAAAGATCAAACGAAAGTGGCTCTTGTCACCACCAAATCTCCTGAATCAGTTGAAGTGGTTCGTCACTCGGCTGCGCACATCATGGCGCAAGCGATTCAAGATATCTGGCCAGAAGTAAAAGTGACGATCGGTCCTGTGATCGATAACGGTTTCTATTATGACTTCGATTCTCCGTTTGCTTTTACTGAAGAGCATTTCGAAAAAATCGAAAAGAAAATGACTGAGATCGTTTCTAAAGATCTTCCAATTCATCGTGAGGACTGGCCAATTGCGAAAGCGATTGAAACATTCAAAGGGATGAATGAACGATTCAAAGTTGAGTTGATTGAAGACCTTGCGAAAAAAGGCGAGACGACTGTTGGTATCTATTTCAATGGTACGAACTGGTTTGACCTTTGCCGTGGTCCACACATTCAATCAACGGGTCAAATCAAAGCCTTCAAATTGTTGTCCGTAGCCGGTGCATATTGGAGAGGCGACGAGAAAAACGCCATGCTTCAACGCGTGTACGCGACAGCGTTCAACGACAAGAAAGACCTGGATCTTTACTTACACAACATCGAGGAAGCGAAGAAGCGCGATCATCGTAAGCTAGGTAAAGAGCTTGGCATGTTCTACTTCAACGAACTAGCTCCAGGATCTCCATTCTTTACTGGTAAGGGCGCAACGGTTTACAACTCTTTGCAAACCTACCTTCGCGAATTGTATTTCGAGACTGGTTACCAAGAAGTCATCACGCCGCAAATCTTCGATGTGAACTTGTTCCATACTTCGGGTCACTATCAGAACTACAAAGAAAACATGTTCTTCACGAAAGTGGACGAGCGTGATTTCGCTTCGAAACCAATGAACTGTCCTTCTCACTGTTTGCTTTATAACTCTGAGAAATATTCTTACCGTGATTTGCCAATCAAAATGGCAGACTTCGGTCGTTTGCATCGCTATGAAAAATCAGGCGCCATGCACGGTTTGACTCGTGTTCGTACGTTCTGTCAGGACGACGCGCACATCTTCTGCCGCATGGATCAGTTGCAGGAAGAGATCGCGAAATTCATGGGCTTGCTAAATCGTGTTTACGATAAGCTTGGTATGAGCAACTACAAGATCTTCCTTTCCACTCGTCCAGACAACCGCATGGGCAGTGAAGAGTACTGGGATATGGCCGAAGGTGCTTTGGCCGAAGCCTTAAAATCTTTGAATTTGCCGTTTGAATTGAACCCTGGCGATGGTGCTTTCTATGGACCAAAGTTAGATATCATGTTCGTGGATGCTTTGAATCGTCCATGGCAATTGGGAACACTTCAAGTGGACCCGAATCTTCCTACAGCGTTTGATTTGAAGTACACAGGCGAGGATAACAAGGAACATCGCCCGGTGATGCTACATCGTGCGATCTTGGGCTCTTTAGAGCGTTTTATCGGCGTTTATTTAGAGCACACGGCAGGCCATTTGCCACCGTGGATGATGCCGGTCCAGGTTTCAATCTTGAATGTTACGGACCGTGTGAACACGTTCTGTGAGGAACTGATGAAGTCCCTCAAAGATCAAAAAGTTCGCGTGGAATTTGACCGCCGTAACGAAAAGTTGAATTATAAAATCCGTGAGGCTCAGCTTCAAAAAATTCCATACATGATTATCGTAGGGGATAAAGAGGCAGAATCCAGAACGGTTTCATTGCGTTTGAGAGACGGGTCTGAACATAAAGGGATGACTGTGGATCAGGTAATGAATTTGATTACGACAGATATTAACACAAGAAGTTTGCAGAGCTCTCTTGCGAAGTCTGCAACTGTAAACTAG
- a CDS encoding glycerophosphodiester phosphodiesterase family protein → MQLNSILIFSLALLPLTPMAQATPQVSRSLASAGLNITPCITASQMVVHGHRGMNGYPDNTIASFKAAYDVGVDWAELDLQVTSDNHIVVAHDAIPNVNVERCGVKGKSLLKAALFDMTYEQEKEVRCGIKKFDESKLEPIPELKEVFAVFKDRKAKSGKPVGLNIEVKYFLDQQQFYPPQAEYIEMIIKVIREGGWSNDRFFVQSFNQEFLKKFKEKAPDIQVVPLIGDARAAEKAAKDTGATTVTPGFWQVTPELILNLHKKGIKAIVWTPNQESEIRKVIESGADGIITDYPELFFKIREELCNP, encoded by the coding sequence ATGCAGTTAAATTCCATTCTGATTTTCTCGTTGGCTTTGCTGCCACTGACACCTATGGCTCAGGCGACACCCCAAGTGTCCCGTAGTTTGGCCAGTGCGGGACTCAATATCACGCCCTGTATTACGGCTTCACAGATGGTCGTTCACGGTCATCGTGGAATGAATGGATATCCGGATAACACCATTGCCTCCTTTAAAGCTGCCTATGATGTCGGGGTGGATTGGGCAGAGTTGGATTTGCAAGTAACCAGCGATAATCACATCGTGGTTGCTCATGACGCCATTCCGAATGTGAATGTGGAACGTTGTGGAGTGAAGGGGAAGTCTTTGTTAAAGGCGGCTCTTTTCGACATGACTTATGAACAAGAAAAAGAAGTTCGTTGCGGCATTAAGAAATTTGACGAATCTAAGCTAGAGCCCATTCCGGAGCTGAAAGAAGTTTTTGCTGTTTTTAAAGACCGTAAAGCTAAATCCGGAAAGCCTGTGGGTCTTAATATCGAAGTTAAGTACTTTTTAGATCAACAACAGTTCTATCCACCTCAAGCGGAATATATCGAAATGATCATTAAAGTGATTCGTGAAGGTGGCTGGTCGAATGATCGCTTTTTCGTTCAAAGCTTTAACCAAGAGTTCCTAAAAAAGTTCAAAGAAAAAGCCCCCGACATTCAAGTTGTCCCCTTAATCGGAGACGCGAGAGCTGCTGAAAAAGCAGCAAAAGATACGGGAGCCACCACTGTCACGCCCGGTTTCTGGCAAGTGACGCCAGAACTGATTTTGAATCTTCATAAAAAAGGAATCAAAGCCATCGTCTGGACGCCAAATCAGGAAAGTGAGATTCGAAAGGTCATCGAATCAGGGGCTGATGGAATTATCACGGACTATCCAGAGCTTTTCTTTAAAATACGCGAAGAGCTCTGCAATCCTTAA
- a CDS encoding flavin monoamine oxidase family protein, which yields MKKVIIIGAGVAGLNCAKILTKAGVHCTLIEARNRIGGRAFSVPGTFPAIELGPEFIHGAEKPMMNFISERQIPFTDLCDNHLYFQRGKLHESRDFWEKIERISSRLKSDRPKDRSLNDFLKTHQRSIPKQDIGIYKSFIEGFDAADLKLAGEKGLAEAEGSEEPEINGQSQFRPGKGYSHFVDELFKSSVLKKSDIRLQHEVTSIEWEQKLVRIFCKGKRIPYTADFVVVTLPIGVLKSKNYFHPEIPKISQALESIHMGNVLRISFEFTHRFWENLSKRPVSFLHAGPDMYFPTWWTQAPHRSNFLTAWQGGPKALELSSMTTQEKNQAAFKTLSILTGRSLAFIKKNYVRHHFHDWNKDPYTRGAYSYMGIQHDHENEDLRKVHQGKIILAGEGTTTGANMGTIQGALMSGQRAASQILRAR from the coding sequence GTGAAAAAAGTCATTATCATTGGCGCTGGTGTTGCGGGTTTAAATTGTGCAAAAATACTAACAAAGGCAGGTGTTCACTGCACTTTGATTGAAGCCCGGAATCGGATCGGAGGGCGCGCCTTCAGTGTTCCTGGAACATTTCCTGCCATCGAGTTGGGTCCAGAGTTTATTCATGGAGCAGAAAAGCCGATGATGAACTTTATTTCCGAACGACAAATTCCTTTTACAGATCTTTGTGACAATCATCTTTATTTTCAACGGGGCAAATTGCACGAGTCCCGGGATTTTTGGGAAAAAATCGAAAGAATTAGCAGCCGACTTAAAAGTGACAGACCCAAAGACCGATCTTTGAATGATTTTTTAAAAACGCATCAGCGCAGTATTCCAAAACAAGATATTGGAATTTATAAATCTTTTATCGAAGGATTCGATGCGGCTGACCTAAAGCTCGCCGGAGAAAAAGGTTTGGCAGAGGCCGAAGGTTCCGAGGAACCAGAAATTAATGGCCAAAGTCAGTTCCGCCCAGGCAAGGGGTATTCCCATTTTGTCGATGAACTTTTTAAATCATCTGTATTAAAAAAATCAGACATTCGCTTGCAGCACGAGGTGACCTCTATTGAATGGGAACAAAAGTTGGTCCGCATCTTTTGCAAAGGAAAAAGAATCCCATACACTGCCGATTTCGTCGTAGTCACTCTGCCCATCGGAGTTTTGAAATCAAAGAATTACTTCCACCCAGAAATTCCAAAAATATCGCAGGCCCTGGAGTCCATTCATATGGGAAATGTTTTACGCATCTCCTTTGAATTTACTCATCGATTTTGGGAAAACCTTTCCAAGCGCCCTGTCTCTTTTTTACATGCGGGACCAGACATGTACTTCCCTACCTGGTGGACGCAAGCTCCCCATCGTTCTAACTTTTTAACTGCCTGGCAAGGCGGCCCCAAAGCGCTTGAACTTTCATCGATGACGACCCAGGAAAAAAATCAAGCCGCCTTTAAAACTTTAAGCATCCTGACTGGAAGATCTCTGGCGTTTATCAAAAAGAACTATGTAAGACATCATTTTCACGATTGGAACAAAGACCCTTATACAAGGGGCGCTTACTCCTATATGGGGATTCAACATGATCATGAAAACGAGGATCTTCGCAAAGTTCACCAAGGAAAAATCATCCTTGCCGGAGAAGGCACCACCACCGGAGCCAACATGGGAACCATCCAGGGCGCCCTGATGTCAGGTCAGCGCGCCGCCTCTCAAATTTTACGTGCGAGATAA
- a CDS encoding alpha/beta hydrolase, translating into MKHFETLTNYRAYEIQNFRIETLQINSQCLKDNPLKDSSVRFNPLLLPKTEGPWPVVMVLGGFSGNAPFYFNPKFNEQNTIQVIDKLFESGEAPEALYVFVDALSTWGGSQFLNSAAIGNYQDYIMTEIVTALSHYPISKNPKDWCVMGGSSGGYGALQLATQFPETFGLCAAIAPDSFFDASIINDLYQALPVWEKYGQSGLRVLEELRSGKLTKFRNWHSLLNAFGMSACYSPKGSAGDFHFPLDPRTGNKIVEIWQQWLEKDPVHFLPKRLNSLRKLEGIYLDVGTKDNFHLQYGARQISHLLKENNVSHDYVEFDGNHFDIGDRRPEVWKWLTTYWRK; encoded by the coding sequence ATGAAACATTTCGAAACACTGACTAACTATCGCGCCTATGAGATTCAAAACTTCCGCATCGAGACATTGCAGATCAACAGTCAATGCTTGAAAGACAATCCTCTTAAAGATTCATCGGTTCGCTTCAACCCCCTGTTGCTTCCAAAAACAGAAGGTCCTTGGCCCGTGGTTATGGTGTTGGGTGGATTCAGTGGGAATGCTCCTTTTTATTTCAATCCAAAATTCAATGAGCAAAATACAATTCAAGTCATCGATAAACTTTTTGAAAGTGGCGAAGCTCCTGAAGCCTTGTATGTGTTCGTGGATGCCTTAAGCACCTGGGGTGGATCGCAGTTTTTAAATTCTGCAGCGATTGGAAACTATCAAGACTATATCATGACCGAGATCGTCACCGCTTTGTCGCACTACCCGATTTCAAAAAATCCCAAAGACTGGTGTGTGATGGGAGGCTCCAGCGGCGGATACGGAGCCTTACAGTTAGCAACTCAGTTTCCAGAAACCTTTGGTTTGTGTGCGGCTATCGCTCCGGATTCATTTTTCGATGCCAGTATCATCAATGATCTTTACCAGGCACTTCCTGTCTGGGAAAAATACGGGCAATCAGGTTTGAGAGTTTTAGAAGAACTTCGTAGCGGAAAGCTTACCAAGTTTCGTAACTGGCATTCACTGCTCAACGCATTTGGAATGTCTGCGTGCTACTCTCCAAAAGGATCAGCGGGTGATTTTCATTTTCCTTTGGATCCTCGCACCGGAAATAAAATCGTTGAGATCTGGCAGCAGTGGCTGGAAAAAGATCCTGTCCATTTTTTACCAAAACGCTTGAACTCCCTTCGAAAACTTGAAGGGATTTATTTAGACGTCGGAACGAAAGACAATTTCCATCTGCAGTATGGGGCTCGTCAAATTTCGCACCTGCTTAAGGAAAATAATGTGTCCCATGATTATGTCGAATTCGATGGAAACCACTTCGACATCGGGGATCGTCGTCCTGAAGTTTGGAAGTGGCTAACGACTTACTGGCGTAAATAG
- a CDS encoding DMT family transporter has translation MTTTTAWIVLVIAGVLEFIWASGLKYSEGFTKLVPSIFTLVTMGISFYLLSLAMRVLPVGVSYTVWTGIGAVGAVVMGTLIFKEPLSLLKLAFLGMIIVGIIGLKFVE, from the coding sequence GTGACAACGACAACAGCTTGGATCGTTTTGGTTATTGCAGGTGTCTTGGAGTTTATTTGGGCATCGGGCCTTAAGTATTCTGAAGGTTTTACGAAATTAGTGCCGTCCATTTTCACATTGGTGACGATGGGTATTAGTTTCTATCTTTTGTCACTTGCGATGCGGGTGCTACCGGTAGGGGTGTCTTACACCGTCTGGACTGGTATTGGCGCCGTTGGCGCGGTGGTGATGGGTACTTTGATCTTCAAAGAACCTCTTTCGCTTTTAAAGCTGGCGTTTTTAGGGATGATCATTGTCGGCATCATTGGCCTTAAGTTCGTAGAATAG
- a CDS encoding 2-hydroxyacid dehydrogenase, with amino-acid sequence MKHSILLPYLAPQNVVILANQKFEAVVADRELTTDEIIQLSHDNKSQGIVVVPKQKITKDVIAQLPDSVKIIATSSVGFDHLDIHAAKERGIYLTNTPDVLTECTADIAMLLLLNACRRGREYLEIMESGWRKTYSQSEMLGIKVSGKTLGIYGMGRIGQAVADRARGFGMKIVYCNRKRLPPDLEKGATYYSDFHQMLPFCEILSLNAPGTAETKHIINDETFALMPNRSVLINVARGSLVDEEALIRALQSGKLFAAGLDVFDKEPDYNLKLKDFHNVFLTPHMGSATQETRDAMGYRALENIGQVLKGQKPQDSLW; translated from the coding sequence ATGAAACACTCCATCCTTCTGCCGTATCTGGCTCCGCAAAACGTAGTAATTCTAGCCAATCAAAAATTCGAAGCCGTTGTTGCTGATCGCGAATTAACGACTGATGAAATCATCCAGCTCAGTCACGACAATAAATCTCAAGGCATCGTGGTTGTTCCAAAACAAAAAATTACGAAGGATGTGATTGCGCAACTTCCCGATTCTGTGAAAATCATCGCGACCAGCAGTGTGGGTTTTGATCATCTGGATATCCATGCTGCGAAAGAGCGTGGAATTTACCTTACCAATACGCCTGATGTTTTAACAGAATGCACAGCAGATATTGCCATGCTGTTATTGCTCAACGCCTGTCGCAGAGGCCGCGAGTATTTGGAAATCATGGAATCCGGTTGGAGAAAAACCTATAGCCAATCTGAGATGCTGGGAATAAAAGTCAGTGGAAAAACACTGGGTATTTACGGCATGGGCCGCATTGGACAAGCCGTTGCCGATCGCGCCCGCGGCTTTGGGATGAAGATTGTGTATTGTAATCGAAAAAGACTGCCGCCCGACCTGGAAAAAGGAGCAACTTACTATTCTGATTTTCACCAGATGCTTCCTTTTTGCGAAATCCTATCACTCAATGCTCCCGGCACGGCAGAAACCAAACACATCATCAACGATGAGACTTTCGCTTTGATGCCAAATCGCTCGGTATTAATCAACGTGGCTCGCGGCAGCCTGGTCGACGAAGAGGCCTTAATACGTGCGCTGCAATCTGGAAAATTATTTGCAGCAGGCTTAGATGTTTTCGACAAGGAGCCTGATTACAATTTAAAGCTTAAAGACTTTCATAATGTTTTCCTGACTCCTCACATGGGCAGCGCGACTCAGGAAACCCGCGATGCTATGGGTTACCGGGCACTGGAAAATATTGGTCAAGTTTTAAAAGGACAAAAGCCCCAAGATAGCCTGTGGTAG
- a CDS encoding molybdopterin oxidoreductase, with translation MGEHKHVDLHMGKFEAPQWMKTLSFVLMAIGLITFAVGLMKNQDRLWTSYLVSFFFFSCLGLSGLFWVAINNVAKAGWSVSIRRFAEATTSFIPYILVFGLILLFGFKKLFIWADPKVIAENPVIAAKTAYLNPTFFVIRLLVFVVGCMIFKWVMVGNSLKQDQTGDEKLTHKNVGPAVGFIAFFALLFSFFSVDVIMSLLPTWYSTIFGIYCFSGLFQSGLAFLAITIVFMRRSGLVKGYVTVEHQHDVVKYLKGFSIFWAYIAFSQFMLMWYANLPEETEYYIMRSLGGWMQISVALLVFRFIVPFLALLPRGAKRNDANVLLISTIVLIFQYVDIYWMVYPNFNDGAVVFGFWEIGIFAGFAGLFLLCIMNFWNKYNLVPIKDPRMHEALNHHVAY, from the coding sequence CGAAGCTCCACAATGGATGAAAACATTGAGTTTCGTATTGATGGCGATCGGTTTGATCACATTTGCAGTGGGCTTGATGAAAAATCAAGACCGCTTGTGGACATCTTACCTTGTCTCTTTCTTTTTCTTTTCTTGCTTGGGCTTAAGCGGTCTTTTCTGGGTTGCTATTAACAACGTGGCGAAAGCCGGTTGGTCCGTTTCGATCCGCCGTTTTGCTGAAGCGACGACATCTTTTATTCCTTACATCTTGGTGTTTGGTTTGATCTTGTTGTTCGGCTTCAAAAAACTTTTCATCTGGGCTGATCCGAAAGTTATCGCTGAAAATCCAGTGATCGCTGCAAAAACGGCATACTTGAACCCGACGTTCTTCGTGATTCGTTTGTTGGTTTTCGTTGTCGGTTGCATGATCTTTAAATGGGTGATGGTCGGGAATTCTTTGAAGCAAGATCAAACGGGTGACGAAAAATTGACTCACAAAAACGTGGGTCCTGCTGTCGGTTTCATCGCGTTCTTTGCATTGTTGTTCTCGTTCTTCTCCGTAGACGTCATCATGTCGTTGCTTCCAACTTGGTACTCGACGATTTTCGGGATCTATTGCTTCTCGGGATTGTTCCAATCGGGTTTGGCATTCTTGGCAATCACGATCGTGTTCATGAGACGTTCTGGCCTTGTTAAAGGTTACGTGACGGTTGAGCATCAACACGACGTTGTGAAGTACTTGAAGGGTTTCTCGATCTTCTGGGCGTATATCGCATTCTCTCAATTCATGTTGATGTGGTACGCGAATTTACCGGAAGAAACTGAGTACTACATCATGAGATCATTGGGCGGTTGGATGCAAATCTCCGTAGCTCTATTGGTCTTCCGTTTCATCGTTCCGTTCTTGGCGTTGCTTCCTCGTGGCGCAAAAAGAAACGATGCGAACGTACTGTTGATTTCTACGATTGTTTTGATTTTCCAATACGTGGATATCTACTGGATGGTGTATCCAAACTTTAACGATGGTGCGGTTGTATTCGGTTTCTGGGAAATCGGTATCTTCGCAGGATTCGCTGGTTTGTTCCTTCTTTGCATCATGAACTTCTGGAACAAGTACAACTTGGTTCCGATCAAAGATCCACGTATGCACGAGGCTTTAAACCACCACGTTGCTTACTAA
- the infC gene encoding translation initiation factor IF-3, translating to MNREIRAQQIRVIDDEGNMLGVMTVPEAIRIAEDRGLDLLEIAPTATPPTCKIMDYGKWKYEKKKQATAARKKQTVVTIKEVQLRPRTDQHDFETKMNHARRFLLDGDKVKVSLRFMGRELAHQEVGLDVMKKAIAFVDDLALVESQPKMEGKQMFLMLAPDPLKIKEYQKAHPNKSKQDTKELDELKNEEHGDDED from the coding sequence GTGAATCGCGAAATTCGCGCCCAACAAATTCGTGTTATCGACGACGAAGGTAACATGTTGGGTGTTATGACTGTACCTGAGGCGATTCGCATTGCTGAAGATCGTGGATTGGATCTTCTGGAGATTGCTCCAACAGCAACTCCTCCTACTTGTAAAATCATGGATTACGGCAAGTGGAAGTACGAGAAAAAGAAACAAGCAACAGCTGCTCGTAAAAAGCAAACTGTTGTGACGATCAAAGAGGTGCAATTGCGCCCTCGTACAGATCAACATGACTTCGAAACTAAGATGAATCACGCTCGTCGCTTCCTTTTGGATGGCGATAAAGTGAAAGTTTCATTGCGCTTTATGGGTCGTGAATTGGCCCATCAAGAGGTGGGTTTGGACGTTATGAAGAAAGCGATCGCTTTCGTTGACGACCTTGCATTGGTTGAATCTCAACCTAAAATGGAAGGTAAGCAAATGTTCTTGATGCTTGCTCCAGATCCTTTGAAAATCAAAGAATACCAAAAAGCACATCCGAACAAGTCTAAACAAGACACGAAAGAGCTCGACGAACTTAAAAACGAAGAGCACGGAGATGACGAGGACTAG